In Streptomyces sp. TS71-3, the following proteins share a genomic window:
- a CDS encoding carbohydrate ABC transporter permease, with translation MTSTMFKARGPRTAHRVVAGGAGVRRRGVLPSGVPWIMPAFVLVVGLIYYAVVETGYLSTLDWDGTYPYPTHVGLSNYRAILHDPIFWKAIWHTAVFFVVTFVAQTFLGFLFASLLHSRIRLARLYKVLVFTPVVLAPATMAPVFRQMFAADGQVNWLLHHIGLGFAAQPWLAQSSTALPVIMFITVWQFTGITFVLYYAAIGQIDPQTLEAARIDGASNVRTLVSIVWPGVRGTTVALAMLGVIGALKTFDVPYLVTVGGPNYSTEFLGTYIYRISLPQAHVGYGAALSVLLLVLALLAALVIAGRARRERGDRRV, from the coding sequence ATGACGTCGACCATGTTCAAGGCGCGCGGGCCCAGGACGGCCCACAGAGTGGTCGCAGGCGGGGCGGGGGTCAGGCGACGCGGCGTGCTGCCGTCCGGAGTTCCCTGGATCATGCCGGCGTTCGTGCTGGTCGTCGGCCTCATCTACTACGCCGTCGTCGAGACCGGCTATCTCTCCACCCTCGACTGGGACGGCACCTACCCGTACCCCACGCACGTCGGCCTCAGCAACTACCGGGCGATCCTGCACGATCCGATCTTCTGGAAGGCGATCTGGCACACCGCCGTGTTCTTCGTGGTCACCTTCGTCGCGCAGACCTTCCTGGGATTCCTCTTCGCGTCGCTGCTGCACTCCAGGATCAGGCTGGCGAGGCTCTACAAGGTCCTCGTGTTCACGCCGGTGGTGCTGGCGCCGGCCACCATGGCGCCGGTCTTCCGGCAGATGTTCGCGGCCGACGGGCAGGTCAACTGGCTCCTGCACCACATCGGTCTCGGCTTCGCCGCACAGCCCTGGCTGGCCCAGTCGAGCACCGCCCTGCCGGTGATCATGTTCATCACCGTCTGGCAGTTCACCGGCATCACCTTCGTGCTCTACTACGCCGCCATCGGGCAGATCGACCCGCAGACGCTGGAGGCGGCCCGCATCGACGGCGCGAGCAACGTCAGGACGCTGGTCAGCATCGTCTGGCCCGGGGTGCGCGGCACCACCGTCGCCCTGGCGATGCTCGGCGTGATCGGGGCGCTCAAGACCTTCGACGTGCCGTATCTGGTGACGGTGGGCGGGCCCAACTACAGCACCGAGTTCCTCGGTACCTACATCTACCGCATCAGCCTGCCGCAGGCCCATGTGGGCTACGGCGCCGCGCTGTCGGTGCTGCTGCTCGTCCTGGCGCTGCTCGCCGCCCTCGTGATCGCCGGCCGGGCACGCCGTGAGAGGGGAGACCGCCGTGTTTGA
- a CDS encoding ABC transporter substrate-binding protein encodes MPRSATAARPRLLGAVTAVAALLLGGCAGGPLPATEDKGPADSGSLTWWGWTPDEAPAEAYIKAFHKAYPRIKVTYKKLTIDGYNAALRPALASSVGPDVYAVAPGSGNGPVKQYSVFGVDLAPAVRKELGPGWRSKLASIGVGSLTADGKLAALSAGATYAGSLWIDKDLFDRYGLKAPADYAEWKHVCAVFAAHHVGCFVQGAAQTAFNEDTIQAIADNVRPGVWEKAMAGRVPWTDPTIVKALGLWQRLFKDGIMQSGALGTMQYPDANNAFMSGKYAMVMMGTWYMQYATRAGSTAAISGAGVAHPKPFTQVPIPFPDMAGTGHVGALFGDADFGLAVNRRSKHIAAATTFATWLGTSAAGQQTVADVLNDVPALKAATPDWNAVKLTSPDVQRPALQKLLKDVGRSTEPRFATVSADMLTAIGEASTTVASGTSPAKAAATLQEAAEKDAAARRTH; translated from the coding sequence ATGCCCCGATCCGCCACCGCCGCGAGGCCCCGGCTGCTGGGTGCCGTGACGGCGGTCGCCGCGCTGCTGCTGGGCGGCTGCGCCGGCGGTCCGCTGCCGGCGACCGAGGACAAGGGCCCGGCCGACTCCGGCTCGCTGACCTGGTGGGGATGGACACCGGACGAGGCCCCGGCCGAGGCGTACATCAAGGCGTTCCACAAGGCGTATCCGCGGATCAAGGTGACCTACAAGAAGCTCACCATCGACGGGTACAACGCCGCGCTGCGGCCGGCGCTCGCCTCCTCGGTGGGCCCCGACGTCTACGCGGTGGCACCCGGCTCCGGCAACGGCCCGGTCAAGCAGTACAGCGTCTTCGGCGTCGACCTCGCACCCGCCGTGCGCAAGGAACTCGGCCCCGGCTGGAGGTCCAAGCTGGCGTCGATCGGGGTCGGCAGCCTCACCGCCGACGGCAAGCTCGCGGCACTCTCGGCCGGCGCCACGTACGCCGGTTCCCTGTGGATCGACAAGGACCTCTTCGACAGGTACGGCCTGAAAGCGCCCGCCGACTACGCCGAGTGGAAGCACGTGTGCGCCGTCTTCGCGGCCCACCACGTCGGCTGCTTCGTCCAGGGCGCCGCGCAGACCGCCTTCAACGAGGACACCATCCAGGCCATCGCCGACAACGTCCGGCCGGGTGTCTGGGAGAAGGCGATGGCCGGCCGCGTGCCGTGGACGGACCCCACCATCGTCAAGGCGCTCGGCCTGTGGCAGCGGCTCTTCAAGGACGGGATCATGCAGAGCGGCGCCCTGGGCACCATGCAGTATCCGGACGCCAACAACGCCTTCATGTCGGGCAAGTACGCCATGGTGATGATGGGCACCTGGTACATGCAGTACGCCACCCGGGCGGGCTCGACCGCGGCCATCTCCGGAGCGGGCGTGGCCCATCCCAAGCCGTTCACCCAGGTGCCGATCCCGTTCCCCGACATGGCCGGCACCGGGCACGTCGGTGCGCTCTTCGGGGACGCCGACTTCGGGCTCGCCGTCAACCGGCGCTCGAAGCACATCGCGGCGGCCACCACCTTCGCCACGTGGCTGGGTACCTCCGCGGCAGGCCAGCAGACGGTGGCCGACGTGCTCAACGACGTGCCCGCGCTGAAGGCCGCCACACCCGACTGGAACGCCGTGAAGCTGACGAGTCCCGATGTCCAGCGGCCGGCCCTGCAGAAGCTGCTCAAGGACGTCGGCAGGTCCACCGAACCGCGGTTCGCCACCGTCAGCGCCGACATGCTGACCGCGATCGGCGAGGCGTCGACGACGGTCGCGAGCGGCACCTCCCCCGCGAAGGCCGCGGCCACCCTCCAGGAAGCGGCCGAGAAGGACGCCGCGGCGCGGCGGACGCACTGA
- a CDS encoding LacI family DNA-binding transcriptional regulator, whose product MTIAMVAEEAGVSVPTVSKVLNGRHHVGADTRRRVQQALDRTGYQWRGRSRGDRTGTGLVNFVISTVDTPWARELLTGAEQEAYRLGAGLVLSVTHDSQARPRDWMDMLSSRPTDGVVFVISHARQLGAERLSPVGTPLVVIDQMGGHDRNVPTIGASNFAGGFSATEHLVGLGHRRIGVVTGPDDVQCSRERLDGYRAALVRAGLDHAPELVRTGDFYAESGRRAAAELLDLDDPPTAVFALSDLQARGVYDEAHERGLRIPRDLSVVGFDDVDSCMWMTPRLTTVRQPLAQMAMLAVRGVLEPAEEVPGQSLRLELATRLVERESTSAPRRAGSRRR is encoded by the coding sequence GTGACCATCGCCATGGTCGCCGAGGAGGCCGGCGTCTCGGTCCCCACCGTCAGCAAGGTGCTCAACGGCCGCCACCACGTGGGCGCCGACACCCGCAGACGGGTCCAGCAGGCCCTGGACCGTACGGGCTACCAGTGGCGCGGCCGGAGCCGGGGGGACCGCACCGGCACCGGGCTCGTCAACTTCGTGATCAGCACCGTGGACACGCCCTGGGCGCGGGAGCTGCTCACCGGGGCCGAGCAGGAGGCCTACCGGCTCGGGGCCGGCCTGGTGCTGAGCGTCACCCACGACAGCCAGGCGCGTCCACGGGACTGGATGGACATGCTGAGCTCACGGCCGACCGACGGCGTGGTCTTCGTCATCTCGCACGCCCGCCAACTCGGCGCCGAGCGGCTGAGCCCGGTGGGCACCCCCCTGGTGGTCATCGACCAGATGGGCGGCCACGACCGCAACGTACCGACCATCGGCGCCTCCAACTTCGCCGGAGGCTTCTCCGCCACCGAGCACCTGGTGGGCCTCGGGCACCGCCGCATCGGCGTCGTCACCGGCCCCGACGACGTGCAGTGCAGCAGGGAGCGGCTGGACGGCTACCGGGCCGCCCTGGTCAGGGCCGGCCTCGACCACGCCCCGGAACTCGTGCGCACCGGCGACTTCTACGCCGAGAGCGGCCGGCGCGCCGCCGCCGAACTGCTCGACCTCGACGATCCGCCCACCGCCGTCTTCGCCCTCTCCGACCTGCAGGCCCGCGGGGTCTACGACGAGGCGCACGAGCGGGGGCTGCGGATCCCGCGGGATCTCAGCGTGGTGGGCTTCGACGACGTGGACTCCTGCATGTGGATGACGCCTCGGCTGACCACCGTGCGCCAGCCGCTGGCGCAGATGGCGATGCTCGCCGTGCGGGGGGTCCTGGAGCCCGCAGAGGAGGTCCCGGGACAGTCGTTGCGGCTCGAACTCGCCACGCGTCTCGTGGAGCGGGAGAGCACCTCGGCGCCCCGGCGGGCCGGGTCGAGGCGGCGTTGA
- a CDS encoding zinc-binding dehydrogenase, which produces MTDRNSLGGPGTPAPRTVRAAVLRRAGEPLGVEDVLLDAPLAGEVLVRIDAAGVCHTDLHYMAGDLSSRLPAVIGHEGTGVVEAVGEGVTLVAAGQRVCLLWRPRCGECRYCVTGAPAMCERAAVQAAYGGLLDGTSRLRLPDGGALHHLMGASCFARYAVVSERAVVAVPDGVPAEVAAVAGCAVITGVGAVLNAVGGCAGASLAVFGAGGVGLSAVMGARLAGAFPVIAVDVVAERLDTAVELGATHVVDASRRDVAAELRRLVPGGLDHAIEAIGRPDVLAIAFDALRPRGQLVPIGLSRPDTALSVPLNQVVQHEKRIVGSLYGSSNPVVDLPRLFALHAAGRLPLDRLVGRTYPLEQINDACDDLGRGAVGRGVVLPWAA; this is translated from the coding sequence GTGACGGACCGCAACTCCCTCGGGGGACCGGGCACACCAGCGCCCCGCACCGTCCGTGCGGCGGTCCTGCGCCGGGCCGGCGAGCCCCTGGGCGTCGAGGACGTCCTGCTGGACGCGCCCCTGGCGGGCGAGGTGCTGGTCAGGATCGACGCGGCGGGCGTGTGCCACACCGACCTGCACTACATGGCCGGCGACCTGTCCAGCCGGCTGCCCGCGGTGATCGGCCACGAGGGCACCGGTGTCGTCGAGGCCGTCGGCGAGGGCGTGACCCTGGTGGCCGCCGGGCAGCGGGTGTGCCTGCTCTGGCGCCCCCGCTGCGGTGAGTGCCGGTACTGCGTCACCGGCGCCCCGGCGATGTGCGAACGTGCCGCGGTGCAGGCCGCCTACGGTGGGCTGCTCGACGGGACCAGCAGGCTCCGGCTCCCCGACGGCGGTGCGCTGCACCACCTGATGGGCGCCTCCTGCTTCGCCCGGTACGCCGTGGTGTCCGAGCGCGCCGTCGTGGCCGTGCCGGACGGAGTGCCCGCCGAGGTCGCGGCCGTCGCGGGATGCGCCGTGATCACCGGTGTGGGGGCCGTACTCAACGCCGTCGGCGGCTGCGCGGGAGCGTCCCTCGCGGTGTTCGGCGCGGGCGGCGTCGGGCTGAGCGCGGTCATGGGTGCCCGGCTCGCGGGCGCCTTCCCGGTGATAGCGGTCGACGTGGTGGCCGAACGCCTCGATACGGCCGTGGAACTGGGCGCCACCCACGTCGTCGACGCGTCGCGGAGGGATGTGGCCGCCGAGCTGAGACGGCTCGTCCCCGGCGGGCTCGACCACGCCATCGAGGCGATCGGCCGCCCGGACGTCCTCGCCATCGCCTTCGACGCCCTCCGACCCCGCGGCCAACTCGTACCGATCGGCCTCAGCAGGCCCGACACCGCTCTGTCCGTGCCGCTGAACCAGGTCGTCCAGCACGAGAAGCGCATCGTGGGCAGCCTGTACGGCTCGTCGAACCCGGTGGTGGACCTGCCCAGGCTCTTCGCCCTCCACGCGGCGGGGCGGTTGCCGCTCGACCGGCTCGTGGGACGCACCTACCCGCTGGAGCAGATCAACGACGCCTGCGACGACCTCGGCAGGGGCGCCGTAGGCAGGGGAGTGGTGCTGCCGTGGGCGGCGTGA
- a CDS encoding SDR family NAD(P)-dependent oxidoreductase, whose translation MRGRPPVEYARYPSLAGKVVWVSGGATGLGAEFVRQFCAQGARVAFADIDEPAGRLLCDAAAEETGSRPLFLPADVRDVPAYTEALATAARTLGPVSVLVNNAADDDRRDSATIDQAYWDDKLAVNLRHHFFAIQAVTPGMRELGGGSIVNMGSVSAHIPLTRMPAYIASKAAVEGLTRTLARELGPDRIRVNCVIPGWIMTERQLRDWVTPEAEQLIDASQSLPGRLVPADVARMVLWLAADDSGLCTGQKWVVDGGWT comes from the coding sequence GTGAGGGGGCGTCCGCCCGTGGAGTACGCCCGCTATCCCAGCCTGGCCGGCAAGGTGGTCTGGGTCTCCGGCGGCGCCACCGGCCTGGGCGCCGAGTTCGTGCGGCAGTTCTGCGCCCAGGGCGCCAGGGTGGCGTTCGCCGACATCGACGAGCCGGCTGGGAGGCTGCTGTGCGACGCGGCCGCGGAGGAGACCGGCTCCCGCCCGCTCTTCCTGCCCGCGGACGTCCGGGACGTGCCCGCGTACACCGAGGCCCTCGCGACGGCCGCCCGCACCCTCGGCCCGGTCTCGGTGCTGGTGAACAACGCCGCCGACGACGACCGCAGGGACAGCGCCACGATCGACCAGGCCTACTGGGACGACAAGCTCGCGGTGAACCTGCGGCACCACTTCTTCGCCATCCAGGCCGTGACCCCGGGCATGCGGGAGCTCGGCGGCGGCTCGATCGTCAACATGGGCTCGGTCTCGGCGCACATCCCGCTGACCAGGATGCCGGCCTACATCGCGTCCAAGGCGGCCGTGGAGGGCCTTACCCGCACCCTCGCCCGCGAGCTGGGCCCGGACCGCATCCGCGTCAACTGCGTCATCCCAGGCTGGATCATGACCGAGCGCCAGCTGAGGGACTGGGTCACCCCGGAGGCGGAACAGCTCATCGACGCGTCGCAGAGCCTGCCGGGACGGCTGGTCCCGGCGGACGTGGCCCGCATGGTGCTCTGGCTGGCCGCCGACGACAGCGGCCTGTGCACCGGGCAGAAGTGGGTGGTGGACGGCGGATGGACGTGA
- a CDS encoding NAD-dependent epimerase/dehydratase family protein: MRVLYIGGTGTISSACVSASVRHGADVHVLNRGRTQERRPLPGAVTSLSADVTDPDALAHVLTGRDFDCVVNFLSFGADDAAAMVRLLRGHVGQYIHISSASAYHKPVRRLPITESTTLRNPYLRYAQDKIAAEDVLRRAYEEEDFPATIVRPSHTYDDAHPPLPGDWTAWDRLSRGDEIVVPGDGTSLWTLTHADDFAVGLTGLIGNAQAVGEDFHITSDEVLSWNEIYGVVGRVTGSAARLLHLPSDLLPAVAPDWFFSDLIVGDLQHSAVFDNTKIRRHVPAFRPVVTWSQGARRLRDWRAGHEAATRPDPAVDAVLDRLVRARHAAAEAAAALAP; this comes from the coding sequence GTGAGAGTCCTCTACATCGGCGGTACGGGCACCATCAGCTCGGCCTGCGTCAGCGCCTCGGTCCGGCACGGCGCCGACGTGCACGTCCTCAACCGGGGCCGCACGCAGGAGCGGCGCCCGCTGCCCGGCGCGGTGACCAGTCTCAGCGCGGACGTCACGGATCCGGACGCCCTCGCGCACGTGCTGACGGGCCGTGACTTCGACTGCGTCGTCAACTTCCTCTCCTTCGGCGCCGACGACGCGGCGGCGATGGTCCGGCTGCTGCGCGGACACGTCGGGCAGTACATCCACATCAGCTCGGCGTCCGCCTACCACAAACCGGTCCGCCGGCTGCCGATCACCGAATCCACCACGTTGCGCAACCCCTACCTCCGCTACGCGCAGGACAAGATCGCCGCGGAGGACGTGCTCCGCCGTGCCTACGAGGAGGAGGACTTCCCGGCGACGATCGTGCGTCCCTCGCACACCTACGACGACGCGCACCCGCCGCTGCCGGGCGACTGGACGGCGTGGGACCGCCTCTCGCGCGGGGACGAGATCGTGGTGCCCGGCGACGGCACCAGCCTCTGGACGCTCACCCACGCCGACGACTTCGCGGTGGGCCTCACCGGCCTGATCGGCAACGCGCAGGCCGTCGGCGAGGACTTCCACATCACCTCCGACGAGGTGCTGTCGTGGAACGAGATATACGGGGTGGTCGGCCGGGTCACCGGATCCGCCGCGAGACTGCTGCACCTGCCCTCCGACCTGCTGCCCGCCGTCGCCCCCGACTGGTTCTTCTCGGACCTGATCGTGGGGGACCTCCAGCACAGCGCCGTCTTCGACAACACCAAGATCCGGCGCCACGTGCCCGCGTTCCGCCCCGTGGTCACCTGGTCACAGGGGGCACGGCGGTTGCGTGACTGGCGCGCCGGGCACGAGGCCGCGACGCGCCCCGACCCCGCCGTCGACGCCGTGCTCGACCGGCTGGTGCGCGCCCGGCACGCGGCCGCAGAGGCCGCCGCCGCTCTCGCGCCATGA
- a CDS encoding aldo/keto reductase, with translation MIVPAPATGSGVPDPTVPRPFGRTGLAVTPVCVGTSPLASMPALYGYSVDGQRAEDTVAAVLDGPFTFMDTSNGYGGGTAERSIGAVLRRRGGLPEGFVLATKADADPETGAFDGARVRRSVEESLERLGLDRIAVLYLHDPEFHMTFEEAMAPGGAVEAMAALRDEGVVGHLGVAGGQLDMMLRFVATGEFAAVVNHNRWTLVDRGAEPLMDLARSKGTAFVNGAPYGGGMLVKGPDAQPRYAYRETPEAVREAVRAMQGAAERHGVSLAAVALQFSLRDPRVTSTIVGFSRPSRVADTLRLATTPVPDGLWEEIERHVPARVHWLP, from the coding sequence ATGATCGTCCCCGCTCCCGCAACGGGATCCGGTGTCCCGGACCCGACCGTTCCGCGGCCCTTCGGCCGCACCGGCCTGGCCGTCACACCGGTCTGCGTCGGTACCAGTCCGCTCGCGAGCATGCCCGCGCTCTACGGCTACAGCGTCGACGGCCAGCGCGCCGAGGACACCGTGGCGGCGGTCCTGGACGGTCCGTTCACCTTCATGGACACCTCCAACGGCTACGGAGGCGGTACGGCGGAGCGCAGCATCGGTGCCGTGCTGCGCCGTCGCGGAGGTCTGCCGGAGGGATTCGTGCTGGCCACCAAGGCGGACGCCGATCCTGAGACGGGCGCCTTCGACGGTGCTCGGGTGCGTCGCTCGGTGGAGGAGAGCCTGGAACGGCTCGGCCTCGACCGGATCGCGGTGCTCTACCTGCACGACCCCGAGTTCCACATGACGTTCGAGGAGGCCATGGCCCCCGGGGGAGCGGTGGAGGCGATGGCGGCGCTGCGCGACGAGGGCGTGGTGGGGCACCTCGGTGTCGCGGGCGGGCAACTGGACATGATGCTCCGCTTCGTGGCCACCGGGGAGTTCGCGGCGGTGGTCAACCACAACCGCTGGACCCTCGTCGACCGCGGTGCCGAACCGCTGATGGACCTCGCCCGCAGCAAGGGCACGGCGTTCGTGAACGGTGCCCCGTACGGGGGCGGCATGCTCGTCAAGGGGCCCGATGCCCAGCCGCGGTACGCCTACCGCGAGACACCCGAGGCCGTGCGCGAGGCCGTGCGCGCCATGCAAGGGGCCGCCGAGCGGCACGGTGTGAGCCTCGCCGCCGTCGCGCTCCAGTTCTCCCTGCGCGACCCCCGTGTGACCTCGACCATCGTCGGTTTCTCGCGCCCCTCCAGGGTCGCCGACACGCTGCGTCTGGCGACCACGCCGGTGCCGGACGGGCTGTGGGAGGAGATCGAGCGGCACGTGCCCGCGCGCGTTCACTGGCTCCCCTGA
- a CDS encoding (2Fe-2S)-binding protein: MAIELVVNGKKANVASSPDTPLLYVLRGELGLSGPKFGCGLEQCGACSVLSDEGARRTCVKPVSEFEGQNITTVEGLPELWAKDDARRHTDLHPVQQAWIEEQVPQCGYCQNGMMITAVNLLAANPDPSVSEIMTAFSTSGPSAHLCRCGTYDKIIKAVQRAAELMA, encoded by the coding sequence ATGGCCATCGAACTGGTCGTCAACGGCAAGAAAGCGAACGTCGCCTCGTCACCCGATACGCCGTTGCTCTACGTGCTGCGCGGAGAACTCGGCCTGTCGGGGCCGAAGTTCGGCTGCGGCCTGGAACAGTGCGGCGCCTGCTCGGTGCTGTCGGACGAAGGCGCGCGGCGCACCTGCGTGAAGCCCGTCTCGGAGTTCGAGGGGCAGAACATCACGACGGTGGAGGGGTTGCCCGAGCTCTGGGCGAAGGACGACGCGAGACGGCACACGGACCTCCACCCCGTCCAGCAGGCCTGGATCGAGGAGCAGGTCCCCCAGTGCGGCTACTGCCAGAACGGGATGATGATCACGGCCGTCAACCTGCTCGCCGCCAACCCCGACCCCTCGGTGAGCGAGATCATGACGGCGTTCAGCACCTCGGGCCCCTCAGCCCACCTGTGCCGGTGCGGCACCTACGACAAGATCATCAAGGCGGTACAGCGTGCCGCCGAGCTGATGGCCTGA
- a CDS encoding xanthine dehydrogenase family protein molybdopterin-binding subunit: MTMRDESGAVSRRGLLKAGGALVVLSAAVPAALRTSVAEAAATGTPFPTPEMTDLSTWLTVHANGDVTWRTGHVELGQGNRTALAQMVAEEIDVAFDKVTLVMGNTDVTPDQGVTAGSGTIARAGVQARLIAAEARATLLALASERLHAPVDELTVHDGVVRHGARQISYGRLVHGKALTAETPIVIDGQGTHVGATPKPFTEYTLVGQSVPRVDIVDKVRQKTMFVHDVRVHGMLHARVVHPKGIGSTVISVGRLPSGSSAQVVQLGNLVAVVARQEWDAVKGAAALPVTWSDWNGLPGSEEWPAAMRALPGNTMTHASQGDFEGAYAAAEHTLEATYQTPFENHGMFGPSCAVADVRPDGSVTVWSTTQYPQGLRKGIAQMLDIAPEQVEVVWVDGPGTYGRLSANYDDAASEAVFLSQKLGKPVRVQWSREDEHIWEPHGPGTLHDMAAGFDESGNVTAWKHDAFMAPNNDSTMLGPLLVGVQKPSGRKPVGNWTGPDLYQFPNLLELAHQLPEFGADTSPYGFGLRTTFLRSPGQYQITFAQEAFVDEIAARTGQDPLQLRLKYLTDPRAIAVLQAAAKAAGWEPRSSPKGDASTGEGTFTGQGISFVLRDGTYAAGVVRLEVTPTTGKVLLTEVTVAQDQGQIINPRAIEHQISSCVIQTASRVLHEEVKFDTSNVTTVDWESYPMLHMDETPTINTVLVPNPQTAPSGVGEPAVNVMPSAISSAIFDATGVRLRTMPFTAEAVKAAMG, encoded by the coding sequence ATGACCATGAGAGACGAATCCGGGGCGGTCAGCCGGCGCGGCCTCCTCAAGGCGGGCGGGGCCCTGGTCGTGCTGTCGGCGGCGGTTCCGGCCGCCCTGCGGACGTCGGTCGCGGAAGCGGCCGCGACCGGAACGCCCTTCCCCACCCCCGAGATGACCGACCTCTCCACGTGGCTGACGGTGCACGCCAACGGCGACGTCACCTGGCGCACCGGCCACGTCGAGCTGGGCCAGGGGAACCGGACCGCCCTCGCGCAGATGGTGGCCGAGGAGATCGACGTCGCCTTCGACAAGGTCACGCTGGTGATGGGCAACACCGACGTCACACCCGACCAGGGAGTGACGGCCGGCAGCGGCACGATCGCCCGAGCCGGGGTGCAGGCCCGGCTGATCGCCGCCGAGGCCCGGGCCACCCTGCTCGCCCTGGCCTCCGAGCGGCTGCACGCCCCGGTGGACGAGCTCACGGTCCACGACGGCGTGGTCCGCCATGGCGCGAGGCAGATCAGTTACGGCCGCCTCGTCCACGGCAAGGCGCTCACGGCGGAGACGCCGATCGTGATCGACGGCCAAGGCACGCATGTCGGGGCCACACCCAAGCCGTTCACCGAGTACACCCTGGTCGGCCAGTCCGTCCCCCGGGTCGACATCGTGGACAAGGTCCGCCAGAAGACCATGTTCGTCCATGACGTCAGGGTCCACGGCATGCTCCACGCCCGGGTCGTCCACCCCAAGGGGATCGGCTCGACCGTGATCTCGGTGGGCCGCCTGCCGTCCGGGAGCAGCGCGCAGGTGGTCCAGCTCGGCAACCTGGTCGCGGTGGTCGCACGGCAGGAGTGGGACGCGGTCAAGGGAGCGGCCGCCCTGCCGGTCACCTGGTCGGACTGGAACGGCCTGCCCGGGAGCGAGGAGTGGCCCGCCGCCATGCGTGCCCTGCCGGGCAACACCATGACGCATGCCAGCCAGGGCGACTTCGAGGGCGCCTACGCCGCCGCCGAACACACCCTGGAGGCGACGTACCAGACCCCGTTCGAGAACCACGGCATGTTCGGGCCGAGCTGCGCCGTCGCCGACGTGCGCCCGGACGGCAGCGTGACCGTCTGGTCCACCACCCAGTACCCGCAGGGGCTCAGGAAAGGCATCGCGCAGATGCTGGACATCGCCCCCGAGCAGGTCGAGGTGGTCTGGGTCGACGGACCCGGCACCTACGGGCGCCTCAGCGCCAACTACGACGACGCGGCCTCGGAAGCGGTGTTCCTCTCCCAGAAGCTGGGCAAGCCGGTGCGCGTGCAGTGGAGCCGTGAGGACGAGCACATCTGGGAGCCGCACGGCCCGGGCACGCTCCACGACATGGCGGCCGGATTCGACGAGTCCGGCAACGTCACGGCCTGGAAGCACGACGCGTTCATGGCGCCGAACAACGACAGCACCATGCTCGGGCCCCTCCTGGTCGGCGTGCAGAAGCCGAGCGGGCGCAAGCCGGTCGGGAACTGGACCGGTCCCGACCTCTACCAGTTCCCCAACCTGCTGGAACTCGCGCACCAGCTGCCGGAGTTCGGTGCCGACACCTCGCCCTACGGGTTCGGCCTGCGCACCACCTTCCTGCGCTCACCCGGCCAGTACCAGATCACGTTCGCCCAGGAGGCCTTCGTCGACGAGATCGCGGCCAGGACCGGACAGGACCCGCTCCAGCTCCGTCTGAAGTACCTCACCGACCCCCGGGCGATCGCCGTCCTGCAGGCGGCCGCCAAGGCGGCCGGGTGGGAGCCGCGGTCCTCGCCCAAGGGGGATGCGAGCACCGGCGAGGGCACCTTCACCGGGCAGGGCATCTCGTTCGTCCTGCGCGACGGCACCTACGCCGCCGGGGTGGTCAGGCTGGAGGTGACTCCCACCACGGGCAAGGTCCTGCTCACGGAGGTGACCGTGGCGCAGGACCAGGGGCAGATCATCAACCCGCGCGCCATCGAGCACCAGATCTCCAGCTGCGTGATCCAGACGGCGAGCCGGGTGCTCCACGAGGAGGTGAAGTTCGACACCTCCAACGTCACCACCGTCGACTGGGAGAGCTACCCGATGCTCCATATGGACGAGACGCCGACGATCAACACGGTCCTCGTCCCCAACCCCCAGACGGCTCCCTCGGGCGTCGGCGAGCCGGCCGTCAACGTGATGCCGTCCGCCATCTCCAGCGCCATCTTCGACGCCACCGGCGTGCGGCTCCGCACGATGCCCTTCACGGCCGAGGCGGTCAAGGCGGCCATGGGGTAG
- a CDS encoding GlsB/YeaQ/YmgE family stress response membrane protein, with protein sequence MGIAGVFSAIVIGIVIGVLGRLVVPGRQHIGVIWTILVGIVAAFVGTGIAAAFGVADTKGIDWIEIVIQVVLAAVGVTFLDRAKSRR encoded by the coding sequence ATGGGGATCGCGGGCGTTTTCAGCGCCATTGTCATCGGTATCGTCATCGGCGTCCTGGGCCGGCTCGTCGTGCCCGGTCGCCAGCACATCGGCGTGATATGGACGATCCTCGTCGGGATCGTCGCGGCATTCGTCGGCACGGGGATAGCCGCCGCGTTCGGAGTCGCCGACACCAAGGGCATCGACTGGATCGAGATCGTCATCCAGGTCGTGCTGGCCGCCGTCGGCGTCACGTTCCTGGACCGCGCGAAGTCCCGCCGCTGA